One stretch of Zhihengliuella flava DNA includes these proteins:
- a CDS encoding ATP-binding protein, with the protein MSIEYTLDLGEEVNPGQHRLAEIHVVNWGTFHGKHRLYVDRAGTLLTGHPGVGKSTLFDGIGHLFHAAPRLNESAHEASTRRDRRTTYSYLRGRTFKTADGVIAQRPGATWSAVALVYRNAMGTTTCLAALFDVPANGLEGHVGKHFLIGDAPLDPEAIEDYWATPGARRFSVSTLSRALPGFEVYDTHKTFAERFRRRLGIDHDKAFSLLRTLQNGKGLDRGVNQFFRQEVLEAPATLAAAEGAVEDFAHLRGIHRELETARAQRDALELVPERTRRLGELVAEREATARLAGTVLPHVGAVRAAEVHDAEVARLNADLSSHRDQISAAVSAKERLNTRISSLQQQHDSSGGERVAALERELAEAHAAAEQKGRAAAKLTAEAERAGVAWDHTAEGLDAMRQQALDASSRLGSIEQDTRTLEYEAMAKLMNLRERLRAARAEIDSYARRGSNIDDASATARRSICAATGLDPADVPFGGELMDVAAGEDAWRPAAEKALRRLAATLLVPGEHLAAVTRAIDAGIADGSSVARLRWVDTSVRPGGHGAAERAADEAELVTKLDFAESDAGAWLRAKVAADYPLVCVEEDAELHQHARAISRSGTLKTGRGAYERQLRQLSPSQYLLGFTNEAKIAQLEDAAGGLAEEIAAAESAADERSTSSRDLGEKLRALAALAEDSREFSRFDTAGADAAVAELESRLAAVLNDDASLAEVRSDLEAALAEREETVGRLAVLRAEAEALQERLSALVPAAESAPASGTDAPAGRAGVVPGSAATDTATVTEAEQAQLVERFEALTEATTAAEVRAATDAAALALQEELARTKQSIFAAEADLAETFREFAREFGPSAAASYGTGADAAEDYVRLYESIVAEGLPQREEEFREYFSNRSYERFSDLLQLLEEERRAIAERIEPLNQILSDVPFEQGPQGSSRLRFELSTAVPAEARAFKAELKDALGRAYSGAADVSEQYERLEALVDALDDPARAAWRDTVLDVRQHVTISCNEHKAGGEIEAGLEPGTLSGGEGQRFTSFVMGAALAYQLGLATQGFTTYGTVMIDEAFIQANSEYAGAGINALQEFGFQLLLAAPEDKVDLARHLGSITDIVKRPGSNVSGFVETGLSPAVATDVVLR; encoded by the coding sequence ATGAGCATCGAATACACGCTGGACCTCGGCGAAGAGGTCAACCCCGGCCAGCACCGGCTGGCGGAGATCCACGTGGTCAACTGGGGCACCTTCCACGGTAAGCACCGGCTGTACGTGGACCGCGCCGGCACCCTGCTCACCGGGCACCCGGGAGTGGGCAAGTCCACCCTGTTTGACGGGATCGGCCACCTGTTCCATGCGGCCCCGCGCCTGAACGAGTCCGCCCACGAGGCCTCCACGCGCCGCGACCGCCGCACCACGTACTCCTATCTGCGGGGGCGCACGTTCAAGACGGCGGACGGCGTGATCGCCCAGCGCCCCGGCGCCACGTGGAGCGCCGTGGCCCTGGTGTACCGCAACGCCATGGGCACCACCACGTGCCTGGCCGCCCTGTTCGACGTGCCGGCCAACGGTCTGGAAGGACACGTGGGCAAGCACTTCCTCATCGGGGATGCGCCCCTGGATCCGGAGGCCATCGAGGACTACTGGGCGACGCCGGGGGCCCGCCGGTTCTCCGTCTCCACCCTGAGCCGAGCCCTGCCCGGGTTCGAGGTCTATGACACGCACAAGACCTTCGCCGAGCGCTTCCGCCGCCGCCTAGGCATCGATCACGACAAGGCGTTCTCCCTGCTGCGCACGCTGCAGAACGGGAAGGGACTGGACCGCGGCGTGAACCAGTTCTTCCGCCAGGAGGTGCTGGAGGCCCCCGCCACGCTGGCCGCGGCGGAGGGCGCCGTCGAGGACTTTGCTCACCTGCGCGGCATCCACCGGGAGCTGGAGACGGCTCGCGCGCAGCGCGATGCTCTGGAGTTGGTCCCGGAGCGCACCCGCCGCCTCGGCGAGCTGGTGGCCGAGCGCGAGGCCACCGCGCGCCTCGCCGGCACCGTGCTGCCACACGTGGGCGCGGTCCGCGCCGCCGAGGTGCACGACGCCGAGGTGGCCCGCCTCAACGCCGACCTGAGCAGCCACCGGGACCAGATCAGCGCCGCGGTCTCCGCCAAGGAGCGGCTGAACACGCGGATCTCCTCCCTGCAACAGCAGCACGATTCCTCCGGCGGCGAGCGCGTCGCCGCGCTGGAGCGGGAGCTGGCCGAGGCCCACGCCGCCGCCGAACAGAAGGGCCGGGCAGCGGCCAAGCTGACCGCGGAAGCCGAACGCGCCGGCGTCGCGTGGGACCACACCGCCGAAGGGCTGGACGCCATGCGCCAGCAGGCCCTAGACGCCTCGTCCCGGCTGGGATCGATCGAACAGGACACCCGCACGCTGGAATATGAGGCGATGGCCAAGCTCATGAACCTGCGGGAGCGGCTGCGCGCGGCGCGGGCGGAAATCGATTCCTATGCCCGGCGCGGATCCAATATTGACGACGCCTCCGCCACCGCGCGCCGCAGCATCTGCGCCGCGACGGGGCTGGACCCGGCGGATGTACCGTTCGGCGGCGAGCTCATGGACGTCGCCGCCGGCGAGGACGCGTGGCGGCCGGCCGCGGAAAAGGCGCTGCGCCGCCTCGCGGCCACCCTGTTGGTGCCGGGCGAGCATCTGGCCGCGGTGACCCGCGCCATCGACGCGGGCATTGCCGACGGCAGCTCGGTGGCCCGGCTGCGCTGGGTGGACACCTCGGTGCGGCCCGGCGGTCACGGCGCCGCCGAACGCGCGGCGGACGAGGCGGAGCTGGTCACCAAGCTGGACTTCGCGGAGTCCGACGCCGGGGCGTGGCTGCGGGCCAAGGTGGCCGCGGACTACCCGCTGGTGTGTGTGGAGGAGGACGCGGAGCTGCACCAGCACGCCCGCGCCATCTCCCGCTCCGGCACCCTGAAGACCGGGCGCGGGGCCTACGAGCGCCAGCTGCGCCAGCTCTCCCCCAGCCAGTACCTCTTGGGCTTCACCAATGAAGCGAAGATCGCGCAACTGGAGGACGCGGCGGGCGGCCTCGCCGAGGAGATCGCCGCCGCGGAGTCCGCCGCGGACGAGCGCAGCACCTCCAGCCGGGACCTCGGCGAGAAGCTGCGCGCGCTCGCCGCGCTGGCGGAGGATTCGCGGGAGTTCTCCCGATTCGATACGGCCGGGGCCGACGCCGCGGTGGCGGAGCTTGAATCCCGCCTAGCGGCGGTCTTGAACGACGACGCCTCGCTGGCGGAGGTGCGCTCCGACCTAGAGGCCGCGCTCGCCGAGCGGGAGGAGACGGTGGGGCGTCTCGCCGTGCTCCGCGCCGAGGCGGAGGCTCTGCAGGAGCGGCTCAGCGCGCTCGTGCCCGCCGCCGAGTCCGCTCCAGCGTCCGGGACGGACGCACCGGCCGGGCGCGCCGGCGTCGTCCCCGGTAGCGCTGCCACGGACACGGCCACCGTGACCGAGGCCGAGCAGGCACAACTGGTCGAGCGGTTCGAGGCGCTGACCGAGGCCACCACGGCGGCGGAGGTGCGGGCGGCGACGGACGCGGCGGCGTTGGCCCTGCAGGAGGAGCTGGCGCGAACCAAGCAGTCCATCTTCGCGGCCGAGGCGGACCTCGCGGAGACCTTCCGGGAGTTCGCGCGCGAGTTCGGCCCGTCCGCCGCGGCCTCCTACGGGACCGGGGCGGACGCCGCCGAGGACTACGTGCGGCTCTACGAATCGATCGTCGCGGAGGGCCTGCCGCAGCGCGAGGAGGAGTTCCGGGAGTACTTCTCCAACCGGTCCTACGAGCGATTCTCCGACTTGCTGCAGCTGCTGGAGGAGGAGCGCCGGGCCATCGCCGAGCGGATCGAGCCGCTGAACCAGATCCTCTCCGACGTGCCGTTTGAGCAGGGACCGCAGGGCAGCTCCCGGCTGCGGTTTGAGCTGAGCACGGCCGTCCCCGCGGAGGCGCGCGCGTTCAAGGCGGAGCTGAAGGACGCGCTGGGCCGCGCCTACTCCGGGGCGGCGGACGTGAGCGAGCAGTACGAGCGGCTCGAGGCCCTCGTGGACGCCCTGGACGACCCGGCGCGCGCCGCGTGGCGGGACACCGTGCTGGATGTGCGCCAGCACGTGACCATCAGCTGCAACGAGCACAAGGCCGGCGGAGAGATCGAGGCCGGGCTGGAACCGGGCACGCTCTCCGGCGGCGAGGGGCAGCGCTTCACCTCCTTCGTCATGGGCGCGGCGCTGGCCTACCAGCTGGGGCTCGCCACCCAGGGCTTCACCACCTACGGCACCGTCATGATTGACGAGGCCTTCATCCAGGCCAACTCCGAGTACGCGGGCGCGGGCATCAACGCGCTGCAGGAGTTCGGCTTCCAGCTGCTGCTCGCGGCACCGGAGGACAAGGTGGATCTGGCCCGGCATTTGGGGTCCATCACGGACATCGTCAAGCGGCCCGGCTCCAACGTCTCCGGGTTTGTGGAGACGGGGCTCTCCCCGGCCGTGGCCACCGATGTCGTCCTGCGCTGA
- a CDS encoding DUF4194 domain-containing protein gives MTEALFEGDTGRFELPLRQGLVRLLRGPYIDGTADARLWQRILDRRTDIEGFVSELFLRLVIDEQRKIALLEPVDLDHPHTTAIVPRRALRREETLLALRLRLALESHAGTGTDAVISRAGARDILAEHRQRGTVDDKRLEELTDSSLARLLALKLILPTDVEHEYKVSPALALALPFSSIEEIPAYLAAIERTDAGAETDLDVENREDAE, from the coding sequence ATGACTGAGGCCCTGTTTGAGGGGGACACCGGGCGGTTTGAGCTGCCGCTGCGTCAGGGGCTGGTCCGCCTGCTGCGCGGACCCTACATTGACGGGACCGCCGATGCGCGGCTGTGGCAGCGCATTCTGGACCGGCGCACGGACATCGAGGGCTTCGTCTCGGAGCTGTTCCTCCGCCTCGTGATCGACGAGCAGCGCAAAATCGCCCTACTGGAACCGGTGGATCTCGACCACCCCCACACCACCGCCATCGTGCCGCGGCGCGCCCTGCGCCGGGAGGAAACCCTGCTGGCGTTGCGCCTGCGCTTGGCGCTGGAATCCCATGCGGGCACCGGCACGGACGCAGTGATCTCCCGCGCCGGGGCCCGGGACATCCTGGCCGAGCACCGCCAGCGCGGCACCGTGGATGACAAGCGGCTGGAGGAGCTCACCGACTCCTCGCTGGCCCGCCTGCTGGCCCTGAAGCTGATCCTGCCCACCGACGTGGAGCACGAGTACAAGGTCTCCCCCGCCCTGGCGCTCGCCCTGCCGTTTTCCAGCATCGAGGAGATTCCCGCCTACCTCGCCGCGATCGAGCGCACGGACGCGGGCGCGGAGACCGATCTGGACGTCGAGAACCGTGAGGACGCCGAATGA
- a CDS encoding DUF3375 domain-containing protein, producing the protein MHVTHPASATWADQQRFRDSAGWKLLSSAPWVAGFLRAEFTTATPRVALESFHASLDAFLKHLRAEQPELPLNEAWMAAQYADSWVKSGFLARPLVDGRFVYEPTAHTARVLRFLDAVAGSGTNLNSSRLSTLLASLESLAHETDPDPEARIRQLEAEIAERQAKLDTLRSGAEPALLTDDDALAAARSILDLAANLPADFKRMRDGVHDMLHAIRQQVMEASVTKGVAVGQVLDSDKQLRSTAEGETFRGFTDFLSDPAQQARFREAVTDILTRDFVEDLTAAERGTIANLLREMRRQAAEVHASYGKLSESLHALIAADDVRDSEALRRSLRAAELAVASSAALTARVPAVPVRLFEPRFATLSHLGIFDPDDHAVPPRLADAPELSAADIHRTPITPAADTAALRAAVADAVHRAGTTASGGEPRAATLETVYSTLEPAHRHLNSVRYLLELARTEPGAELDPSEFETVTVRQVDGSERVAYLPRVAYTEAPTATTRQKETP; encoded by the coding sequence ATGCACGTCACACACCCCGCCTCCGCCACGTGGGCGGACCAGCAGCGGTTCCGGGACTCCGCCGGGTGGAAGTTGCTCTCCTCGGCGCCCTGGGTGGCCGGGTTCTTGCGGGCCGAGTTTACGACGGCGACGCCGCGCGTGGCGCTGGAGTCCTTCCACGCGAGCCTCGACGCGTTCCTCAAGCACCTGCGTGCCGAGCAGCCCGAACTGCCGCTCAACGAAGCGTGGATGGCCGCGCAGTACGCGGATTCCTGGGTCAAGTCCGGCTTCCTCGCCCGGCCGCTCGTCGACGGCCGCTTCGTCTACGAGCCCACCGCGCACACCGCGCGCGTGCTGCGGTTCCTCGACGCGGTGGCCGGTTCCGGCACCAACCTGAACTCGTCCCGCCTCTCCACGCTGCTGGCCAGCCTCGAGTCGCTGGCCCATGAGACGGACCCGGACCCCGAGGCCCGCATCCGCCAGCTCGAGGCGGAGATCGCCGAGCGTCAGGCCAAATTGGACACCCTGCGCTCGGGCGCCGAGCCGGCGCTGCTCACGGACGACGACGCCCTGGCCGCGGCCCGCTCCATTCTGGACCTGGCCGCCAACCTCCCCGCCGATTTCAAGCGCATGCGGGACGGGGTCCATGACATGCTCCACGCCATCCGCCAGCAGGTCATGGAGGCCTCCGTGACCAAGGGTGTGGCCGTGGGCCAGGTCCTCGACTCGGACAAGCAGCTGCGCTCCACCGCGGAGGGCGAAACCTTCCGCGGGTTCACGGACTTCCTCTCCGACCCGGCGCAGCAGGCCCGCTTCCGCGAGGCCGTGACGGATATCCTCACCCGCGACTTCGTCGAAGACCTCACCGCCGCCGAGCGCGGGACGATCGCCAACCTCCTGCGGGAGATGCGCCGGCAGGCCGCGGAGGTCCACGCCAGCTACGGAAAACTCTCCGAGTCCCTGCACGCCCTGATCGCGGCCGATGACGTCCGCGACTCCGAGGCGCTGCGCCGCAGTCTCCGCGCCGCCGAGCTGGCCGTCGCCTCCTCCGCCGCCCTCACCGCGCGTGTGCCGGCCGTGCCCGTGCGCCTCTTCGAGCCGCGGTTTGCCACACTCTCGCACCTCGGCATCTTCGATCCAGACGACCACGCGGTCCCGCCCCGCCTCGCGGACGCGCCGGAGCTCTCCGCGGCGGACATCCACCGCACCCCCATCACACCCGCCGCGGACACCGCGGCCCTACGCGCCGCCGTCGCCGACGCCGTCCACCGGGCGGGCACGACGGCGTCGGGCGGCGAACCGCGCGCGGCCACGCTGGAAACGGTGTACTCGACGCTGGAGCCGGCACACCGCCACCTGAACTCCGTCCGGTACCTGCTGGAACTGGCCCGCACCGAGCCGGGCGCCGAGCTGGATCCGAGCGAATTCGAGACGGTGACGGTCCGCCAAGTCGACGGCTCCGAACGCGTGGCTTACCTACCCCGCGTGGCCTACACCGAGGCACCGACCGCGACGACGAGGCAGAAGGAGACACCATGA
- a CDS encoding DUF1206 domain-containing protein: MEATVGGHSGPATPDSQGESTPVAVARSAAHDRRFEHLARSGYVTSGLLHVVLGSLVAIVASGGSAEADQSGALNAVAAQPLGTVVLWIASSACLLLALWHCGSAVFHQSSTLDRLRAGGSAAVFAVIGVVVLRYALGARQSSSDSTQSLSALLMQSVWGAALLIAIGVGVLAVAGYHVFKGATRRFLQDLGALPHSAVRRVVTFAGVVGYVSKGVVLTALGLLFIVATIQRDPEDSSGLDGAVQALRDQPAGPVILGVLAAGLVFYGIYQVVRARYDTMR, from the coding sequence ATGGAAGCAACGGTAGGAGGCCACAGCGGGCCGGCCACCCCGGATTCTCAGGGCGAATCAACGCCCGTCGCGGTCGCCCGCTCCGCGGCACACGATCGCCGGTTCGAGCATTTGGCTCGGTCCGGCTACGTGACCAGTGGGCTGCTCCACGTGGTCCTCGGTTCGCTAGTCGCGATCGTCGCATCCGGCGGCAGCGCCGAGGCGGATCAGAGCGGGGCCCTCAACGCCGTGGCCGCCCAGCCTCTCGGGACCGTGGTGCTGTGGATTGCCTCCTCCGCTTGTCTCCTGCTGGCCCTCTGGCACTGCGGTAGCGCGGTCTTCCACCAGAGCAGCACCCTGGATCGGCTCCGCGCTGGCGGCTCCGCGGCCGTCTTCGCGGTCATCGGCGTCGTCGTCCTGCGGTACGCCCTCGGCGCGCGCCAGAGCTCCTCGGACAGCACCCAGAGCCTCTCCGCCCTGCTCATGCAGTCCGTCTGGGGCGCGGCACTGCTCATCGCGATCGGCGTGGGCGTGCTGGCCGTCGCGGGGTATCACGTCTTCAAGGGGGCCACGCGGCGGTTCCTGCAGGACCTCGGGGCGCTGCCCCACTCCGCGGTCCGGCGCGTGGTGACGTTTGCCGGCGTCGTCGGCTACGTGTCCAAGGGCGTGGTCCTGACCGCGCTGGGATTGCTGTTCATCGTCGCCACCATCCAGCGGGATCCGGAGGATTCCAGCGGACTGGACGGCGCGGTGCAGGCGCTGCGGGACCAGCCGGCGGGGCCCGTCATCCTCGGCGTCCTCGCGGCGGGACTCGTGTTCTACGGCATCTATCAGGTGGTCCGGGCGCGGTACGACACGATGCGCTGA
- a CDS encoding SRPBCC family protein: MATVTESVEVSAPVTMVYNAWTRFESFPEFMVAVQSVEQIDDVTNHWVAAIGGVEREFDTRITEQVPDEVIAWASTDGKSHTGRVRFESIEIAEPDPDLAGTDAAQAQPSVGGLTSGAPVAVVPPEQMGEAEPPAPRATEGTRVHVEFTWDDETFLEKAGEALGLDDLQVRRDLHGFKNFVENSEEVRGWRGEVHGGRPQPPTSHNE, encoded by the coding sequence ATGGCAACGGTGACTGAAAGCGTGGAAGTCAGCGCCCCGGTAACGATGGTCTACAACGCCTGGACCCGGTTTGAGTCTTTTCCCGAGTTCATGGTGGCGGTGCAGAGCGTGGAGCAGATCGACGACGTCACCAATCACTGGGTGGCCGCGATCGGCGGCGTGGAGCGCGAATTCGACACCCGCATCACGGAGCAGGTCCCGGACGAGGTGATCGCGTGGGCCAGCACGGACGGCAAGAGCCACACCGGCCGAGTGCGGTTCGAATCCATCGAGATCGCGGAGCCGGATCCCGACCTCGCTGGCACGGACGCCGCCCAAGCCCAGCCCAGCGTGGGCGGGCTGACCAGCGGGGCGCCGGTCGCCGTCGTGCCCCCGGAGCAGATGGGCGAGGCCGAGCCGCCCGCGCCGCGGGCCACCGAGGGCACGCGCGTGCACGTCGAGTTCACGTGGGATGATGAGACCTTTTTGGAAAAGGCGGGCGAGGCACTAGGCCTCGACGACCTGCAGGTGCGCCGGGATCTGCACGGCTTCAAGAACTTCGTGGAGAACTCGGAAGAGGTGCGCGGCTGGCGCGGTGAGGTCCACGGCGGCCGCCCGCAGCCGCCGACGTCGCACAACGAGTAA
- a CDS encoding CsbD family protein produces MGLDDKISNKAQEVSGEAKQTAGEATDNEELQAEGMKDQASAKLKQAGEKISDAARDVKDHFDKK; encoded by the coding sequence ATGGGACTCGACGACAAGATCAGCAACAAGGCCCAGGAAGTGTCCGGCGAGGCCAAGCAGACCGCCGGTGAGGCCACCGACAACGAGGAGCTTCAGGCAGAGGGCATGAAGGATCAGGCCTCGGCCAAGCTCAAGCAGGCTGGTGAGAAGATCAGCGACGCCGCGCGCGACGTCAAAGATCACTTCGACAAGAAGTAA
- a CDS encoding Dps family protein encodes MAAKNEAKFTVPGLSVEEGHKVANALQDRLHALNDLQLTLKHAHWNVVGQGFISVHEMLDPQIELVRGFVDELAERMATMGVPPNGLPGALVQARQWDDYGVGRGSTTEHLAALDEVYNGLISSHRDAIDMVGEIDPITEDLLIAQTGQLELFQWFMRSHLENDAGELAAK; translated from the coding sequence ATGGCAGCAAAGAACGAAGCGAAGTTTACTGTTCCCGGCCTCTCGGTTGAGGAGGGCCACAAAGTCGCCAACGCACTGCAGGATCGCTTGCACGCATTGAACGATCTGCAGCTGACCCTGAAGCACGCCCACTGGAATGTGGTGGGCCAGGGCTTCATCTCGGTTCACGAGATGCTGGATCCGCAGATCGAGCTCGTGCGCGGGTTTGTTGATGAGTTGGCCGAGCGCATGGCCACCATGGGTGTGCCGCCGAACGGCCTGCCGGGCGCGCTGGTGCAGGCTCGCCAGTGGGATGACTACGGCGTGGGCCGCGGCTCCACCACGGAGCACCTCGCCGCTTTGGATGAGGTCTACAACGGCCTGATCTCCAGCCACCGCGACGCGATCGACATGGTGGGTGAGATCGACCCGATTACCGAGGACCTGCTCATTGCGCAGACGGGCCAGCTGGAGCTCTTCCAGTGGTTCATGCGCTCCCATTTGGAGAACGACGCCGGCGAGCTCGCCGCCAAGTAG
- a CDS encoding DUF6328 family protein, with translation MDSTERERDAVAAHRDETPDERADRNWNELLQELRVMQTGAQIFAAFLMTLPFHPRFSDLAQWQHVIYLVLLVSAALVVAVIMTPVVIHRSLFRRAVKAQTVTWGHRLVRVAAVGIGLVVCLAVFLIVTVVATVEAAFWIGGLLLVATLGLLVAAPAAIRRRSVT, from the coding sequence ATGGACTCCACCGAACGCGAGCGGGACGCGGTGGCCGCGCACCGGGACGAGACGCCGGACGAGCGCGCGGACCGCAATTGGAACGAGCTGCTCCAAGAGCTGCGCGTCATGCAAACGGGCGCACAGATCTTCGCCGCGTTCCTCATGACCTTGCCCTTCCACCCCCGGTTCTCCGACTTGGCGCAGTGGCAGCACGTGATCTATCTGGTGCTGCTGGTGTCCGCGGCGCTGGTGGTGGCCGTGATCATGACCCCGGTGGTGATCCATCGCAGCCTGTTTCGGCGGGCCGTCAAGGCGCAGACGGTCACGTGGGGGCACCGCTTGGTGCGCGTGGCCGCCGTCGGCATCGGCCTGGTGGTCTGCCTCGCCGTATTCCTGATCGTCACCGTGGTGGCCACGGTGGAGGCTGCGTTCTGGATCGGTGGCCTCTTGCTGGTGGCCACGCTGGGGCTGCTGGTGGCCGCCCCGGCTGCCATCCGGCGTCGTTCCGTTACGTGA
- a CDS encoding aldo/keto reductase, giving the protein MDSAFTAPLPAAQIRLTEAVSIPQLGFGLYKVPDPEAEQIVGTALGAGYRHLDSAALYGNEAGVGRALSAAMSGGLAREDLFITSKVWNEDQGYESTLRAFDATRADLGLDYLDLYLIHWPCPARGLYLETYRALERLHRDGLVRAIGVSNFQPAHLDRLLQHAEIPPAVNQVELHPWLQQRELRAVHADLGIATEAWSPLARGRLLEDPTLTAIATTHGVSVAQVVIRWHLQEGNIVFPKASAPERIRANADVFDFALSQAELEAIAALERGFRSGSHPDDVT; this is encoded by the coding sequence ATGGACTCCGCCTTCACCGCTCCCCTGCCCGCCGCGCAGATCCGCCTGACCGAGGCCGTCAGCATCCCGCAGCTCGGGTTCGGCCTCTACAAGGTCCCGGACCCCGAGGCCGAACAGATCGTGGGCACCGCCCTCGGTGCCGGCTACCGGCACCTGGATTCGGCCGCCCTGTACGGCAACGAGGCCGGCGTCGGACGCGCCCTGTCCGCCGCGATGAGCGGCGGCCTAGCGCGCGAGGACCTCTTCATCACCTCCAAGGTCTGGAACGAGGACCAAGGCTACGAGTCCACGCTCCGCGCGTTCGACGCCACCCGCGCCGACCTGGGCCTCGACTACCTTGACCTCTACCTCATCCACTGGCCGTGCCCCGCGCGCGGGCTCTACCTCGAGACGTACCGCGCGCTCGAGCGCCTGCACCGGGACGGGCTGGTCCGCGCCATCGGCGTCTCCAACTTCCAGCCCGCGCATCTGGACCGGCTGCTCCAGCACGCCGAGATCCCTCCGGCGGTCAATCAGGTGGAGCTCCACCCGTGGCTGCAGCAGCGGGAACTACGCGCCGTCCACGCGGACCTCGGGATCGCCACCGAAGCCTGGTCCCCACTGGCCCGCGGGCGCCTGCTCGAGGACCCCACGCTGACCGCCATCGCCACCACTCACGGCGTCTCCGTCGCCCAGGTGGTCATCCGCTGGCACCTGCAGGAGGGCAACATCGTGTTCCCCAAGGCCAGCGCACCGGAGCGCATCCGCGCCAACGCGGACGTCTTCGACTTCGCGCTGAGCCAGGCCGAGCTCGAGGCCATCGCCGCACTGGAGCGCGGCTTCCGCAGCGGCTCCCACCCGGACGACGTCACGTAA